AGCCTTTATCAGTTCAGGGATAGCAGTTATTTCATTGGATTTTCCATCCACTTTTTGTTGCCCCAGACAAAGGCCATTGCGTACGGCCCATGCACTGACCATATATAAACGATCTTTCATCCCATGACCCTTTGAATGGGAAGTTGGGCATACAGCCTTGCCATCTATAGCAACGACACCGGGAAGCTGACTGCAAATATCATTAATCCAAAGGCGGAAAATTTCTTCAAACCATTCAATATCTAACAAAGTGAAAAAACGGTTGAAAGTATCTTCTGAGGGAATACCTGATAAATGAGGAAGACGGTTCTTGAAATATTCTTCATGACTATTACCAAATATTTCTATTTCATTCCAGGTTTCAGCACCACAAAGAACTGAAACCATCGCAATAAATACGATTTCTTCGACCGTATACACTTGGTTCTTTTCACTACGAACATCAGGAACATAAGATGAAAACTCTTGTAGGTTCATATGGCGATATAGTTTGAGATTGTAGAACAAATATAGGCATAGAACAACACAGGAAAAAAGGTTTTATAGGTTTTTCAGAGAGAAGATGAAAAAAAGTCAAAACTATGTAGAGATTATTGAGCGGGTGCCCTGATAGTTCTTACTCTAAAAAAGCTACTAGAAACGATTTTTCAAAATCATTTCTCATATTCTCATAATTACAGGATAATTACATATTAATCAATCAGATAACACTATGAGAAATAAAATCAAATACGGCATTTCTCATACTTTTTTCACCATTTTACCTTAAAAACAGTGCATTTCTCATACGTTTATCAAGCATTTCTCATAAGAAAAGTAACACTTCTGAAACGAAAGAATCATTAAACAGCAACATATTTAAAGGTAAACATGAAGTCATGCACCGCTTAATTACATATTATCAAGCGGTACTTTACAACACACAAAGCAGACGTCAAGAGGTCATCCCACTAATATCCGGACATCTTTCCTTAGGCATCTATATATCTTCCCTTACTCATTGTCAAGGGCTCACTAGTGTGAACAAATAGGCTAACAGTTGTAAATAGACATGTCTACATATGTGAACATATAAGCTCACAGTTGTGAGCCCTTTCACATGATTAAGGGAAAACAGAAGAATACTTAAGGATTGACATACAATATACAAAGGCTGACATATAATATATAAGGAACCGACATATAATATATAAGGAGCCGACGTATGATATATAGGAGAAAAAAGGATAAAAACAGCTACTTGAAACCGAGACAAACATAAAATTATAGGCTATACGAAGCAAATAAAGCACAAAAAGCAGTCGACATGGAGTATGTTGACTTATCACAAGAAAACACATATTATACTGATTATAAATATATTATATATTAAAAATAAAAAATCAGTATGAGAGTAAAAGTTACTATCAGGGAGAGACAAGTCCCTGCTCCCATAGCTGAAACCACGATGAACAAAGGGATTCAAACGATTTATGAGAGTATGAGAGCAAAACTTAATAAAATATTTCTTGGTAGAAAACCCTTTCCGCACGCTGCTCTTAGTGAACAAAGAGATAAAGCGTGGGAAAGGGCAAATGTGATGTGATATGATTTAATCCAATAATCTATTGACGGAACAAAAAGAATTGCGGACGAGTATATAGCTGTATATCCTTTACTTTACCGGACAAGAACGAGCCTTCACGCACTTTCATCCGTAAAGCAGAAACTTTATATATCTCCTTCATATCAATAATAATCTGATGAGGATGGGCAGAAGCCGCAGCCCAGTCTGTATGCCAAAATGAGGAAACATCGCCATCATATAAGTTCTCTCCTACTCCCAGATTTTTATCGGACAGTTCACTACTTACATAGACAACTTCCCATTTCGTCTTATCAATCGCCTGTCCTTTATCATCCAATAACTCGACTTCTGAAATACAAGCCTGATTGTCATCGGTATAAGAAGAAAGCGTTTCGATGCAAAAATGACGTAATGTTGTGGCAACAGGAAATTCAAATTGTTGCCAGTCATTGGATTCCTGTACGGTAGCTTTCAGCGCAATATCTCCCTTTTCAAGAATCGGAGTTCCCTGGACGATACGTCGTTGTCCCTGTTGGTAGTTCTTATCCACTCCCAGGCTGTCGAGTATAGGTCGGTCCAAACCTTGCAAAGTACGGTTTCCGGTATCTTCCATTTCGAAGACAATGATTTCATTTTCTCCTTCTTTCAGCCAGGGCGCAGGTACGTATAAAGTCTGCTGCGGACCGATGTTCCAAAAACGTCCGAGTGATTTTCCATTTACCCAGACAGCGCCTTTCCCCCATTGGCTCATATCGACAAAACAATCACCTTTCTTTTGAAGGCTGAATACTCCCTTATGGAAAGCCGGAACTCCATGCACCGATTCGCCGAAATTCAGTTCGGACACCTTTTCTTTATAAAGAGGTAGCGGAGTAATGGACCATCCGGTCAGCTTTTCATCTCCCCATAGCACTTGGTTTGTAATCCCTTTGCGGTTGAACTGTATATCAGGACCGTAGTTGACGCGGCCTGTGTTCTCTACCAATATCTCCAAGACAGCAGGCGCCTGGGGAATATCCAACATTACATTATTCTGATTGTAACGGCGATCCAGGCTTGCCACCTGTTTCCCATTCACCAGAACCACAGCATAGTCGCGCAAGTCCTGTATGATTAGCTTTTGCTTTCCCGCCTTGTTGATGGAAGTCTGATAATGTATATATCCAAAATCAACGCCCAGGTCTTCCATTGAAAGTACATTTTCTGATTGGGTAGTCTGGTGGAAAGCAGATTTCAGGGGAGCACTTTCTTTCAGTTCAATCGCGGCAAATGTCGTTGTAGGATTATCGGCAGGCACTTCCGGCAATACAGTTCCTTCAGGCAGATATTTCTGGATGATTTCCCTGAAAACATGATATTTGGGATAACTGTTTCCCCATTCGCCCAAAGGCGCGTCATAGTCGTAACTGGTGGGTTGCGGACGGTATCCGCCGGCTGTGTTGGCTCCATTCATATACCAGAAGTTGGTTCCGCCATGAAACATATACATGCTGATGGATACGCCACGTCCCAACATCCAGTCCAGTTGTTCCGCCGGACGCTTATAATCGACCGTCGAATGATGCTGTCCCCATACATCAAACCAAGCCGGATAGAATTCTGCCACGAAATACGGGCCGCCCGGATGGTATTTATCTATAATCTTAAAAATATCTTCGCTGAATACACCGTTCAATGTCGGCAACGCTCCGTCGATATGTCCGGCCTCAACCTGACCGCCACCATCGCAAGTAAACAGCGGGACATTGAATCCTGCATCCTTTATCATATCCCGAAGAGCAGCCAGGTATTCTTTATCCGCCGCATAAGAGCCGTATTCATTTTCTACCTGCACCATCAAGATGTTACCGCCATTGTTGATAGTCAGCGGAGCCAGTTGTTTGCCAAGCGCCTTGATGTACCGTTCGCAATATTCGAGGAAGCGGGCGTCCTTGCTACGATAAACCATATCCTTTTCCTTCAGGAGCCAGGAAGGATAACCGCCGAAGTCCCACTCCGCACAGGCATAAGGTCCCGGACGAAGTATCACATACAAATCCTCTTCCTGCGCGAGACGCACAAATTCGGCTACATCCGCCTGTCCGCTAAAATCGAACTCACCGGGTTGGCTCTCATGGAAATTCCAGAAGACATAGACCGATATGGTGTTCAGTCCCATCGCACGGGCTCTTTTCAGGCGGTCGCGCCAATATTCGTGAGGGATACGGGCATAGTGCATTTCGCCACAAATTAATTGTACGTCTTTCCCGTCAATGTTGAAAGTTCCACCGTCCAGCTTGATACGTTCTTTGGGAGAACACGCCAGAAACAGGAGTGGCATTAGCAAACCGAGTAATGCCTGACAAAGTTTTCGTTTATTCATGGATATTAAATCGTTATATTCTTATTTTATCTTTTCATACCTATTGCACAAGCGCATGACGGAATTTATTTATTTTGTTCCATCCGCCACGCGTAAAGTCAGGAACGGCCACCGAAGCCGAACCATTTTCGATGGAAAGACGGGTCAACTCCGCCATACAACACCATTCTGCCAAATCATATACAT
The DNA window shown above is from Bacteroides faecium and carries:
- a CDS encoding beta-galactosidase — translated: MNKRKLCQALLGLLMPLLFLACSPKERIKLDGGTFNIDGKDVQLICGEMHYARIPHEYWRDRLKRARAMGLNTISVYVFWNFHESQPGEFDFSGQADVAEFVRLAQEEDLYVILRPGPYACAEWDFGGYPSWLLKEKDMVYRSKDARFLEYCERYIKALGKQLAPLTINNGGNILMVQVENEYGSYAADKEYLAALRDMIKDAGFNVPLFTCDGGGQVEAGHIDGALPTLNGVFSEDIFKIIDKYHPGGPYFVAEFYPAWFDVWGQHHSTVDYKRPAEQLDWMLGRGVSISMYMFHGGTNFWYMNGANTAGGYRPQPTSYDYDAPLGEWGNSYPKYHVFREIIQKYLPEGTVLPEVPADNPTTTFAAIELKESAPLKSAFHQTTQSENVLSMEDLGVDFGYIHYQTSINKAGKQKLIIQDLRDYAVVLVNGKQVASLDRRYNQNNVMLDIPQAPAVLEILVENTGRVNYGPDIQFNRKGITNQVLWGDEKLTGWSITPLPLYKEKVSELNFGESVHGVPAFHKGVFSLQKKGDCFVDMSQWGKGAVWVNGKSLGRFWNIGPQQTLYVPAPWLKEGENEIIVFEMEDTGNRTLQGLDRPILDSLGVDKNYQQGQRRIVQGTPILEKGDIALKATVQESNDWQQFEFPVATTLRHFCIETLSSYTDDNQACISEVELLDDKGQAIDKTKWEVVYVSSELSDKNLGVGENLYDGDVSSFWHTDWAAASAHPHQIIIDMKEIYKVSALRMKVREGSFLSGKVKDIQLYTRPQFFLFRQ